The sequence TATTTGCAAAAGCATTGTTGATATAAGCAGTAAAATCATTATTTGATTTAGAACCGATTTCTTTTACATATGGAGCAATATCAAAACCTGTAGATTTAGTTGCGTATAATTGTAATTGTTTAGCTAACATTTCTTGCTCTAAAGGTAAAGCTAATGTTGCGTAAGATTCGTTGATTCCGTTAACTAAATATGGTTTCATTTCAGCACGTTGCTCAGGGCTTGCTTCCATGTATTGAGAAAAAGCACTTCCTAAACTATAAGGTAAAGCTCCCATATCAGACGTACGTAAAATAGTCATCAAGTAATTATCATGACGTGATTTTTCGTTAGTTGCTGCGTAATAAGCATTGATATCTTCGATAACTTTTCCGTAAGTAGCTTTATTTTCTTTTTTATTTGCCCACTTATTAAAGTCTTTTTCTTCTTTCGTTTTCTTTTCAACCGTTTTGTGAGCTTTTAAAGCATCAATCATTCCTTGACGGTTTTTCCAGTAGTTAGCAACACTTGCGTATTTACTTGCATAGTTTAAACGAACTTCATCGTTTTGGTCCATGTATTTTTTCATCACATCCATTCCTAATCTTGAACCTTCAACCCAAGCTGGATAAGCGAATGAAACGTTTTGCTCGATTCCTTGTGCTGGCATCCAACGGTTTGTACGACCTGGATAACCTAAAATCATTGAAAAATCTCCTTCTTTAATTCCTGATGTAGCAACAGGTAAGTGATGCTTTGGACTCATTGGAATATTGTCTGGAGAATATGGTGCAGGATTACCATCTTTATCAGTGTACACACGGAATAAAGAGAAATCTCCTGTATGACGTGGCCATTCCCAGTTGTCTGTATCTCCACCAAATTTACCGATTGCATTTGGAGGTGTTCCAACTAAACGAACATCTTCGAAATCTTGATAAACAAAGTAGTAATATTCGTTACCTTGAAAAAACGGACGTACAGAAACTGTATATTTTCCACCTTCGTTATTTTCTTGTTCGATTTTAGCGATTTCTGCTTTGATTGCTTTTTCGCGTTCAGCTTCCGTCATGTTAGGATTTGTAACTCCTAAAATACGTTTTGTAACATCGTCCATACGAACAAAGAAACGAACAGAAATGTTTTTTGGAGCGCGCTCTTCTGCTTTGCTTTTAGCCCAAAAACCGTTAGTTAAAATATCGTCTTGTGGCGTTGATAACTCAGCAATCTTATCATATCCACAGTGGTGATTTGTTAAAATCAAACCTTCTTTAGAAATGATTTCTGCAGTACATCCACCATCAAACTGAACAATAGCATCTTTTAATGAATTGTTGTTGATGCTGTAAATTTCTTCAGCTGTTAACTGAAGTCCCATTTTTTGCATATCGCGGTGATTTAAACGTTCAATGAACATTAAAAACCACATTCCTTCATCAGCTTTTACTTTTAATGGTAATGCCATTAAAGCAACTGTTAAGAATAGAACTAATTTTTTCATATTATAATTAAATGATTTCACATGCGAAGATAATTGATTTTATAAATAAAACGAACTTTATATAACATAAACGTCATCTTTAACTTAGTTTTAGTGTTTTAAATTATCAAAACTTCATATTATTTATACTTTTATAACGCTAACTAATAATAAGTATATTCAAGTTGATATTTCTCCATTTCGTTTTCGTCTTTATAAGTAAATGTTTCTAAAAGTCCTCTGTCATTTAATTGGATGTTGTTTTTACCTTTATGAACATGCAACACATTATCATAAAAAATCTCATATTGCGAGTCTGATTTTTTCACAACTTCTTCTCTTAATTTATGGACAACATTTTCACCATCATAAGATGTAACGGTTAATACAAACGGAAATTTGTTTGGAGCCGATTTACTTGTACTTGTCCAAAGTTCATTATCGATATAATAATTGATATTTCCTTTTTCTAGACGTTGTTCTACAAACGAATTTTGTTCTTCAAAACCAACATCATCTTTCATTAATAAAATTCGTTTCATTAACAATTCGTTATCTTTTAAAATATAAAAAGTAGTTTCGTTTGCACCACCTAAATCAGATGTAAAAAACAAAACGTCATCATTGTATCTAATAAAATCTTCACGTTCATCGTGTTTAATTGATTTTAGAATATCATTTTCATATTTAAATTCGGTAGCATAATAAACCGTTTTTCCATCATCATCAAATCGAATCACTTTTATAGGATGATTCAGTTCGTTTAAGTGAATTTGTTCATATTTGGTTTTCTTACCTTTTGGATTTACTTGATAAACGGTAATTGTTTTGACTTTATCTTGATTAAGATTAAAAAACAAATGATGATTTAGAGTGCAAATTTCTGAAATTGAATAATTTTTCAAAAAACGATTCATTACTTTTCTTGATTTTTCAGTGAAATTATCTTGCTTAGGAAGTTGCGCAATTTCTTTTTTATATAACTCGGAATTTGTGATGTAAGATGATTTCTTTTTTTGTCCTAATTGTTCCGAAACAAATTCGGTTGCCAATCGAGAACCTTCTTGCGTTTTTAAATTTGATTTACTTTTTCCGTTCCAAAAAACAATGGCGTCATAAGAAGCGTTAACATCGGTTACATCGATGTATTGACCATCTTCTAATCTAATGTAAGATTGTTTTGTAATATAATTTATCTTAACTTGATTGTGATTAAAATTCTTTAGAAGTTCTTTGTGTTCAATATCATTTCCAGCAATGGTATAACCATCGTTTTGACTTTGAATTTGAATTAAAAAAACTTGAGGTTTACCTGAATTGAAATTTAACGTATCAATTGGTGATTCGATAATAAATTCATCACCTAAAACATCAATTGCTACCACGTCGTCATCTTGTGCTTGCATATTGATTGAAAATAAAAACATAATAAAAAATAAAAATTTGACTTTCATATATAAGTTATAAGTTTGGTTATCAACATTAAAGATATAAAAAAAGTCCCTTCTTTCGAAGAGACTTATATTTTATTTATTTAGCATTAACCAAAGCTTATCTTTTAATTCGGTTAAACCTTGTTGCGCAACCGATGAAATAAACATATACGGAATTCCACCAAAATCTTTATCTAATTGCACACGCATTTCTGTTTTTAATTCATCGTCTAACATATCCGATTTTGAAATAGCAATTAAACGGTCTTTATCTAACATTTCTGGATTATAACGACGTAATTCATCTAACAAAATATCGTATTCTTTCTTGATGTCTTTCGCATCTGCCGGAACTAAAAACAATAAAGTTGAATTACGTTCGATGTGACGCAAGAAATAATGCCCTAAACCTTTACCTTCTGCCGCACCTTCGATAATTCCAGGAATATCAGCAATCACAAATGATTTAAATTCGCGATAAGCAACAATTCCTAAATTTGGTTTTAAGGTTGTAAATGGATAATCACCAATTTTAGGTTTAGCCGAAGTCAACACAGAAAGTAAAGTTGATTTACCTGCATTTGGAAATCCAACCAAACCAACATCAGCTAAAACTTTAAGTTCTAAAATAATATCCAACTCTTCCCCTGGTAAACCTGGTTGTGAATAACGAGGCGTTTGATTTGTAGGACTTCTAAAATGCCAGTTTCCTAAACCTCCTTTTCCACCTTTGGCTAAAATTTTCTTTTCGCCATTTTCTGTAATTTCAAACAAAACTTCTCCAGTTTCTTTATCTTTAATTACAGTTCCTAATGGTACTTCAAGATATCTATCTTCACCATCAGCTCCGGTGCTTCGTGCGCTTCCACCATCACCACCGTGTCCGGCTTTAATATGACGTGCAAATTTTAAGTGATATAAAGTCCATAAACTCTCATTACCAACAATGTAAACGTGACCACCACGACCACCATCTCCACCATCAGGCCCACCTTTTTCGATAAATTTTTCACGGTGCAAATGCGTTGAACCTTTACCACCTTTACCAGAAGCTACATATATTTTTACGTAATCTACGAAATTCCCTTCAGTCATTGTATTTTGTTTTACTT comes from Flavobacterium sp. I3-2 and encodes:
- a CDS encoding S46 family peptidase — its product is MKKLVLFLTVALMALPLKVKADEGMWFLMFIERLNHRDMQKMGLQLTAEEIYSINNNSLKDAIVQFDGGCTAEIISKEGLILTNHHCGYDKIAELSTPQDDILTNGFWAKSKAEERAPKNISVRFFVRMDDVTKRILGVTNPNMTEAEREKAIKAEIAKIEQENNEGGKYTVSVRPFFQGNEYYYFVYQDFEDVRLVGTPPNAIGKFGGDTDNWEWPRHTGDFSLFRVYTDKDGNPAPYSPDNIPMSPKHHLPVATSGIKEGDFSMILGYPGRTNRWMPAQGIEQNVSFAYPAWVEGSRLGMDVMKKYMDQNDEVRLNYASKYASVANYWKNRQGMIDALKAHKTVEKKTKEEKDFNKWANKKENKATYGKVIEDINAYYAATNEKSRHDNYLMTILRTSDMGALPYSLGSAFSQYMEASPEQRAEMKPYLVNGINESYATLALPLEQEMLAKQLQLYATKSTGFDIAPYVKEIGSKSNNDFTAYINNAFANSIFASEEKAMAFLENPNADVLNNDELFKLSSDLIRQYNTVPENVKTLQNDYQKSYRLLVDGLRKANPDKKYYPDANSTLRLTYGKVIDLPRGNKVNDAAENWYTTLQGTIAKHKAGDEEFEVPQRLIDLYNNKDFGTYADENGVLHVNFLTDHDITGGNSGSPVLNGKGELIGLAFDGNIEAMAGDVIYDPKLQRTINVDVRYILFIIDKYAGATNLIEEMTLVK
- the obgE gene encoding GTPase ObgE; this encodes MTEGNFVDYVKIYVASGKGGKGSTHLHREKFIEKGGPDGGDGGRGGHVYIVGNESLWTLYHLKFARHIKAGHGGDGGSARSTGADGEDRYLEVPLGTVIKDKETGEVLFEITENGEKKILAKGGKGGLGNWHFRSPTNQTPRYSQPGLPGEELDIILELKVLADVGLVGFPNAGKSTLLSVLTSAKPKIGDYPFTTLKPNLGIVAYREFKSFVIADIPGIIEGAAEGKGLGHYFLRHIERNSTLLFLVPADAKDIKKEYDILLDELRRYNPEMLDKDRLIAISKSDMLDDELKTEMRVQLDKDFGGIPYMFISSVAQQGLTELKDKLWLMLNK